The sequence gtaccattttgaagaagaagaagttgaatcttcacatggttaatttaagaaaatatgcagccaATAATATAAATTGAAGATTAGATCATTCCACTAacgcaatctatttttttttacatcttcACGTTAacaaattgttcaacttcacatacttctttaaatatcaaaatatgaacatggtgcTACATGATCTCGAAATCTAAATATAAACAAAACAATACCTGCtagttacaagtcatgagccaagaaaaataaaaaaaaagtaaaaaaaataaaataaagaaaaaaaaacaaaaatgagacagaGTCATGAATATACTAAAATAACGttaacatttgcaaatctcaattcactcaatcaaagaaacatcattcatgcgaacagatccaatacgaaagaaactttatcaaaagaaccaaatcaatttacttctgcttcaataaagatgttccgacattttttaactcaagagcttgaattacatacctacaagagagtgaattcaaatgaataaaatctgaaagttgtagagtcaatacagcagcaacaacaaaatctctatcaactcttcttcaaacccaagattcaaggCCCGAAATGTTGAAAGAAATATTTAATGAAAACCTTCAACCTAAATTTTTCTCCTacccctctcttcttttttttctttcttctcaaattttctcttctatttatagcaaaattttcgagatttttcagatttgtttttaaaatattttattattttattattttttaattaaaagaaatcccacttacaaattgcttttattttttttataaaaagaaatcccaccttcctttacttttattttttaaattctaactttaattacttttatcttatttaaaatcccaccttttttactttttaaaagagaattcgacttatttaacttttcttaaaaaaaacaatccactttcttttgcttttcttttaaaaatgctactttcttttactttaattttttttaattttcagatacctttatatttgtttttaattccaactttcttataatttttatttttttaaaattttcacaaaacgttacttttattttttaaattttctacattcttttactttttaaaagagaattccgcctacttttacttttattttttttattcaatacttccctttttcttattttttaaatcactcttgaaaattaaaaaaaaataatagtttttcggattttttttattattttaaaataaaaataaaaataaaataatattaatagtaataattcaccttttaaattttgtatttttaccctataataaaaagtgtaacaaagctaaaaattgtaggttaaaacccctaaaatatttatatagaagaagtgataaaaaattaaatattaacaAAAATTAGGTACTCACAATTGGCATAGAGATTCACAGAGACAGATCCCAAAGATTACTTGGACTGTCTCAAAAGGCCTACATTGAAAGAGTTCTGGAAATATTCAAGATGAAAAACTGTTCACATATAATAGCACCCATAATTAAAGGTGACAAATTCTCATTGAATCAATGTTCACAAAATGCATTGGAAAAAGGTGCAAATGAAAGACATTCCCTATGCTTCACTTGTTGGGAGCATTACGTATGCACAGGtctgtactagacctgatattgcttttGCGGTAGGAATGCTTGGCAAATATCAAAGTAACCTTGGTCTTGACCATTGGAAAGCTGGTAAAAGGATCTTGAGATATTTGCAAGGACCAAGGATTTTAAGCTCACATACAAATGCTCTGACTCATTGGAGGTGATTGGATATTCAGACTCTGATCTGGGTGGATGCAAGGACACTAGTAAATCTACTTCAGCATACATTTTCCTTCTTGCTGGAGGTGTTGTATCTTGGAGAAGTGTCAAGCAGACCATTATTGCAGCATccacaatggaggctgaatttatAGCATGCTATGAAGCTACATCACAGGCGTTATGGTTGAAAAACTTTATCTCCGGCCTTAGGATTGTCGATTCTATTTCAAGGCCATTGAGAATTTTTTGTGACAATTCAGCTGCAGTTTTCTTTTCTAAGAATAATAAAAGTGGCAAACGAAGCAAGCACATCGACATAAAGTATTTGATGGTTAGAGATTATGTGAAGAAGCAAGATGTGAATTTTGAGCATGTTAGTACTACTTTGATGATTGCTGATCCTATGACTAAAGGTCTGCCGGCTAATATTTTCAAGGATCATGTAACCCATATGGGGCTTAGTAGCTCAACTTAGTCTTGCTTTGCTCTCTAACAGTTTGTCTAGACATTATGACTATTTTGATATACATGACAGTGCACACTTTTGGATTTTCATGTATTATTTGTGATCATTGGATCAATAAAGTTGGACTCTGAATGACTTATATTAAGTTCATTCATAAAGTTGTGAGACACTTTGTTAGAATATATAGTGCATTGTAATACATGGAAGGAAGTGTTTGTTTAAAAGCATGACCGCCATGATTCGTGTAATAATATATTCTAGTTAAAGTGATTGTTGCATAACTTTTAATTGAGCGATAAAATTTATGGCCATATTATATGTTTATCTCTCATAaatgattatctgattttaatatgtGTGCCAAGTGAGAGAATGTTAGAAATTACTGTCTCTTCTAGAGACTTCTAGTGTGGTCCACATATAaggtaataaattatttaccttgtCCCCCAAAAGAAATAATATATCAGATAATATTCTATAGTTATGCACATATGGTAGTTTCTTTGATGGAAAGAAATTATCATATATTATGAGTCCCTAGGATAATTATAATTTATGAAGAAATTCCTAGGATTGAAATATTTGCCTAAGAATTCCTAGCCTACCTATAAATACGCATGTAACTCCATTAGTCTTGGTAAGCAAAGACTAGAAAGCTCCCTAAGTTTCTGCTAAAAGTTTAAAAAGGCAATTCCCTAGCTTCAACAAAAGCATCATCACTAACCTAGCTTCACCCGTTCACCGCCTTTTGCAGACCCTTTGACCCAATTTTCAAATTCTTGATGACCCTTTCTTGGTATCTTAGACTCTTTCATCTCTTGGTCCTTCTGAAGCGCCCTCGACTGGATCAACACTTCGTAACAGCTTGCATCTACCCGAACCCCAGATTTACAAGCATCTCTAAGCAGAGATGCAACTTCCCCAGCTCGGTTCTCTTTACAGTATGCTTTCAAAAGAGATGAATAAACAGAAGAACCAGATCTAAACATCCTAGTGAAAGTACAAGAGTTTATCACATGAACCAAGGAAGAATCATCAACTGAAACTGGAGAATCTTCTTTCTCTGCCTTAATTAGAAATTCCGCAAGATCTTTT is a genomic window of Nicotiana tabacum cultivar K326 chromosome 16, ASM71507v2, whole genome shotgun sequence containing:
- the LOC142170444 gene encoding secreted RxLR effector protein 161-like, coding for MHWKKVQMKDIPYASLVGSITYAQVCTRPDIAFAVGMLGKYQSNLGLDHWKADSDLGGCKDTSKSTSAYIFLLAGGVVSWRSVKQTIIAASTMEAEFIACYEATSQALWLKNFISGLRIVDSISRPLRIFCDNSAAVFFSKNNKSGKRSKHIDIKYLMVRDYVKKQDVNFEHVSTTLMIADPMTKGLPANIFKDHVTHMGLSSST